The Cellulomonas sp. S1-8 genome has a window encoding:
- a CDS encoding carbohydrate kinase family protein yields MSDSTHGRALVIGEALVDAVRRPDGSRDDFPGGSPANVALGLARLGRRVDLLTWLAPDAHGDLVRRHLEASGVRVLRGDRAPARTPVATAHLDAAGVATYAFDLEWDLPSTWDEDDDALVVHTGSIATVLTPGAPRVAELLESRRATSTTTYDPNLRPALMGDPADVLPVVERLVRAADVVKVSDEDLAWLLPGVAPAEVAEDWSRSGPALVVVTHGGDGAFASTSAGARLSVPAPRVTVADTVGAGDSFMGGLIDGLWSAGLLGADRRAALHEVDAATVERVLARCALIAALTVSRPGADPPSGAELEAAQQRDAVSTGADA; encoded by the coding sequence GTGAGCGACAGCACGCACGGACGTGCCCTGGTGATCGGCGAGGCGCTGGTCGACGCGGTGAGGCGACCCGACGGGTCGCGCGACGACTTCCCCGGCGGCAGCCCCGCCAACGTGGCGCTCGGTCTGGCACGGCTCGGCCGGCGGGTCGACCTGCTGACCTGGCTCGCGCCGGACGCGCACGGCGACCTCGTGCGCCGCCACCTCGAGGCGTCGGGTGTGCGCGTGCTGCGCGGGGACCGCGCGCCCGCGCGCACCCCCGTGGCGACCGCCCACCTCGACGCGGCCGGTGTCGCGACCTACGCGTTCGACCTCGAGTGGGACCTGCCCTCGACGTGGGACGAGGACGACGACGCGCTCGTCGTGCACACCGGGTCGATCGCGACGGTGCTGACGCCGGGCGCCCCCCGGGTCGCCGAGCTGCTCGAGAGCCGGCGCGCGACGTCGACGACCACGTACGACCCGAACCTGCGCCCGGCCCTCATGGGGGACCCTGCCGACGTGCTGCCCGTCGTCGAGCGCCTGGTCCGCGCGGCCGACGTCGTCAAGGTCAGCGACGAGGACCTGGCGTGGCTGCTGCCGGGCGTCGCACCGGCCGAGGTCGCCGAGGACTGGAGCCGGTCGGGTCCCGCGCTCGTCGTCGTCACGCACGGCGGGGACGGTGCATTCGCGAGCACGTCCGCCGGGGCACGGCTGAGCGTGCCCGCCCCGCGGGTCACGGTCGCGGACACCGTCGGTGCCGGCGACTCCTTCATGGGTGGCCTGATCGACGGGCTGTGGTCCGCGGGCCTGCTGGGCGCCGACCGACGCGCGGCGCTGCACGAGGTGGACGCGGCGACGGTCGAGCGCGTCCTCGCGCGGTGCGCCCTCATCGCCGCCCTCAC